From a single Osmerus eperlanus chromosome 8, fOsmEpe2.1, whole genome shotgun sequence genomic region:
- the LOC134024962 gene encoding trace amine-associated receptor 1-like gives MEPGLSINSSHMVDSIHLCYEHVNKSCVMTYVLSPAVKGVVYIIFGSIILLTVAGNMLVIISILHFKQLHTPTNFLILSLAVADLLLGVLVLPPSMVVTVENCWYMGDIFCKIHSSLAMTLVTASIINLCFISIDRYYAVCRPLRYARTITIQSTMVMVMVSWGVSALVGFGTIFLQLNILGEEEFYYEHVVCEGGCGVAYQTATSSAVSSSLSFYLPALIMLCIYLKIFLVAQRQARSIQSTTFQNQNSGAVASKSERKAFRTLAIVMGVFLCCWTPFFLCNVSAPYIIDSNIPRLMIVTSSIGFSNSFLNPIVYAFFYSWFRRAFRTIVVGSIFQPQSSNTKLVSD, from the exons ATGGAGCCAGGTCTTAGTATCAACAGCTCTCACATGGTGGACTCCATCCATCTGTGTTATGAGCATGTCAACAAGTCCTGTGTCATGACATACGTCTTATCTCCTGCTGTAAAAGGGGTTGTATACATCATCTTTGGTTCCATCATTTTGCTCACTGTGGCTGGAAACATGCTGGTTATCATCTCCATCCTCCACTTCAAACAG CTCCACACTCCCACCAActtcctcatcctgtctctGGCTGTAGCTGACCTGCTACTGGGGGTTCTAGTCCTCCCTCCCAGCATGGTGGTCACTGTGGAGAACTGTTGGTACATGGGAGACATCTTCTGTAAGATCCACTCCAGCCTGGCCATGACTTTGGTCACGGCTTCAATCATTAATCTCTGTTTCATTTCTATTGACCGCTACTACGCAGTGTGTCGTCCTCTCCGATACGCAAGGACCATCACTATTCAGTCAACTATGGTCATGGTAATGGTGAGTTGGGGAGTGTCTGCTCTAGTGGGCTTTGGGACAATATTCCTGCAGCTCAACATCCTGGGTGAAGAGGAGTTCTACTACGAGCATGTGGTCTGTGAGGGTGGCTGTGGTGTGGCATACCAGACTGCCACCTCTAgcgctgtctcctcctctctctccttctacctccctgcACTCATCATGCTCTGCATTTACCTCAAGATCTTCCTGGTGGCCCAGAGACAGGCTCGCAGCATCCAGAGCACCACCTTCCAGAACCAGAACTCTGGAGCTGTGGCCAGCAAGTCAGAGAGAAAGGCCTTCAGAACCCTGGCTATCGTTATGGGAGTATTTTTATGTTGCTGGActcctttttttctttgcaATGTTTCCGCTCCTTATATCATAGACTCTAATATTCCTCGTTTGATGATAGTAACGTCTTCCATTGGATTCTCAAACTCATTTCTCAATCCCATTGTGTATGCTTTCTTCTACAGTTGGTTCAGGAGGGCATTTCGGACGATTGTCGTCGGTTCCATATTTCAGCCACAATCATCAAACACTAAATTGGTATCAGATTAA
- the LOC134025196 gene encoding trace amine-associated receptor 1-like, giving the protein MVTADKGIRGILYLLVSSIVVLTVAGNMLVIVSILHFKQLHTPTNFLILSLAVADLLLGVLVLPFSMVYIIENCWYLGHLFYRYYAVCHPLRYTRTITVQTALIMILVIWGVSVFVGFGIIFLHLNILGEEEFYYEHMVCEGGCVLYQTATSSSVSSSLSFYLPALIMLCIYLKIFLVAQRQARSIQSTTFQNQNSGAVASKSERKAFRTLAIVMGVFLCCWTPFFLCNVFSPLLGDSSPSLLMGTTIIGYSNSSLNPIVYAFFYSWFRRAFKMIAFGSIFKTESSNTKLVLE; this is encoded by the exons ATGGTGACAGCAGACAAAGGCATCAG AGGGATCCTCTACCTCCTTGTCAGCTCCATAGTTGTGCTCACCGTGGCTGGAAACATGCTGGTTATCGTCTCCATCCTCCACTTTAAACAG CTCCACACCCCAACAAACTTCCTCATCCTGTCCCTGGCTGTAGCTGACCTGCTGTTAGGGGTTCTAGTCCTCCCTTTCAGCATGGTGTACATCATAGAGAACTGCTGGTACCTGGGGCACCTCTTCT ACCGCTACTACGCAGTGTGTCATCCTCTACGCTACACGAGGACCATCACTGTTCAGACAGCTCTAATTATGATATTGGTTATCTGGGGAGTGTCTGTTTTTGTGGGTTTTGGGATAATCTTCCTGCATCTAAACATCCTGGGTGAAGAGGAGTTCTACTATGAGCATATGgtctgtgaggggggctgtgtgttatACCAGACAGCCACCTCTAgctccgtctcctcctctctctccttctacctccctgcACTCATCATGCTCTGCATCTACCTCAAGATCTTCCTGGTGGCCCAGAGACAGGCTCGCAGCATCCAGAGCACCACCTTCCAGAACCAGAACTCTGGAGCTGTGGCCAGCAAGTCAGAGAGAAAGGCCTTCAGAACCCTGGCTATCGTTATGGGAGTCTTCCTGTGTTGCTGGActcctttttttctttgcaATGTCTTCAGTCCTCTTCTTGGAGACTCTAGCCCCTCTCTTCTTATGGGCACGACGATAATTGGCTATTCAAACTCTTCTCTCAATCCTATAGTGTATGCCTTCTTTTACAGTTGGTTCAGGAGAGCATTTAAGATGATTGCTTTCGGTTCGATATTTAAGACAGAATCATCAAACACTAAATTGGTCTTGGAGTGA